From Oscillatoria sp. FACHB-1407, a single genomic window includes:
- a CDS encoding GAF domain-containing protein, with protein sequence MRDQQHNGLSSTEYFNWSTPTEKAFLQNEVARLKELYRYQVLDTPTDSKLDELTLLAAEICQAPIALISFVDCDRQWFKSNIGLTLSQTPRHIAFCDQTIQQSDVFVVPNTLEDERFSNNPLVTEHPQIRFYAGVPLITPAGFALGTLCVLDYVPRQLSQQQLRALKTLSHQVMTQLELGRGTVEFRQVTTKLHQLQQQFVERESLSQHESILLNLANQIRHSLDLDTILQTSVNEIRNLLQVDRCLFLWSLPSGGQSHLTVTHEAKLAELPSLIDKLPDEYSLLLTHTIANLKILQIDDVRVAPHLASTTQTLLSDLGIRSVLVLPLRTYSGQFGAIVCSQRDNARVWTESEVKLLRAVTDQLAIALDQAELFAQTRSTALAAQTQAQYLTDALQRLQQTQAQLVQHEKMSSLGQLVAGVAHEINNPVNFISGNINYASDYIRDILELLKLYQHYYPEPCPEIQDKADAIDLEFITDDLPKLLSSMKVGVERIYQIVRSLRNFSRLDEADMKPVNIHEGIDSTLLILRNRLKTNSLGQSLQVIKQYGELPLVECYAGQLNQVFMNILSNAIDALDEVTDAPTITISTELMSCAVTESLDQDLMCRVPVPHAVIRIRDNGMGMLEEVQQKLFNPFFTTKPVGKGTGLGLSISYQIVVEKHKGLLKCTSQVGQGTEFWIQIPVEPLPASVEQGL encoded by the coding sequence GTGAGAGATCAACAGCATAATGGGTTGAGCTCAACGGAGTACTTTAACTGGAGCACCCCCACTGAAAAGGCATTCTTACAGAATGAAGTGGCTCGCTTAAAGGAGTTGTACCGATATCAGGTGTTAGATACACCGACTGATTCCAAATTGGATGAGTTAACCCTGCTGGCAGCAGAGATTTGTCAGGCTCCGATCGCCCTGATTAGCTTTGTAGATTGCGATCGCCAGTGGTTTAAGTCCAACATCGGGTTGACCCTTTCCCAAACGCCACGGCACATTGCGTTTTGTGATCAGACGATTCAGCAATCAGATGTCTTTGTCGTGCCAAATACCCTGGAAGATGAGCGGTTCTCAAACAATCCCCTGGTGACCGAACATCCACAAATTCGCTTCTATGCGGGTGTCCCGTTGATTACCCCAGCAGGCTTTGCCCTGGGAACGCTCTGTGTGCTGGACTATGTTCCCCGTCAGTTAAGCCAACAACAACTGAGAGCCTTGAAAACCTTGAGCCATCAAGTTATGACTCAGTTAGAGCTTGGACGAGGAACCGTTGAATTTCGACAGGTCACAACAAAACTGCATCAGTTGCAGCAACAATTTGTAGAACGAGAGTCGTTGAGCCAGCATGAGTCCATTCTGCTGAACCTGGCAAATCAAATTCGCCATTCCCTTGACCTGGATACCATCCTACAAACGTCTGTCAATGAGATTCGCAATCTGTTACAGGTCGATCGCTGTTTGTTTTTGTGGTCTTTGCCGAGTGGGGGGCAATCTCACTTAACCGTCACTCATGAAGCAAAACTGGCTGAGTTGCCCAGTCTCATTGATAAACTGCCTGATGAATATAGCCTGTTGCTAACCCATACAATCGCAAACCTGAAGATTTTGCAGATTGATGATGTTCGGGTTGCTCCCCATTTAGCATCCACTACTCAAACGCTGTTGTCAGATTTAGGCATTCGCTCTGTTTTGGTACTGCCGTTGAGAACCTATTCTGGGCAGTTTGGGGCGATCGTGTGCAGCCAAAGAGACAATGCACGGGTGTGGACTGAGAGCGAAGTGAAGTTACTACGGGCTGTGACCGATCAGTTGGCGATCGCCCTTGACCAGGCAGAACTGTTTGCCCAAACGCGCTCCACGGCTCTTGCAGCGCAAACTCAAGCACAATACCTCACCGACGCCTTGCAGCGATTACAACAAACTCAAGCGCAACTGGTACAGCATGAGAAGATGTCAAGCTTAGGGCAACTGGTTGCTGGAGTCGCTCATGAGATTAACAATCCAGTGAACTTTATTAGCGGCAATATAAACTACGCCAGCGACTATATTCGAGACATTTTAGAACTTCTCAAACTCTACCAACACTACTACCCTGAACCCTGTCCAGAGATTCAAGACAAAGCTGACGCAATCGACCTGGAGTTTATCACCGATGATCTGCCGAAGTTACTCTCATCGATGAAGGTCGGCGTAGAGCGGATCTATCAAATTGTGCGATCGCTCCGTAACTTCTCGCGTCTGGATGAGGCAGACATGAAGCCTGTCAATATTCATGAAGGGATTGACAGCACGCTGCTGATCTTGCGCAATCGATTGAAGACAAACAGCCTGGGGCAAAGCCTTCAAGTTATCAAACAGTACGGAGAGTTGCCCCTGGTCGAATGTTATGCAGGGCAACTCAATCAGGTATTTATGAATATTTTGAGTAATGCGATCGATGCGTTAGATGAGGTGACGGATGCTCCCACCATCACCATCAGCACAGAATTGATGAGTTGTGCGGTTACAGAGAGTCTCGATCAAGATTTAATGTGTAGAGTTCCTGTACCACATGCGGTTATTCGCATTCGAGATAACGGAATGGGAATGCTAGAAGAAGTTCAACAAAAATTATTCAACCCATTTTTCACAACAAAGCCAGTTGGTAAAGGGACAGGCTTAGGGCTGTCGATTAGTTATCAAATTGTGGTGGAAAAGCACAAGGGATTGTTGAAATGCACTTCTCAAGTGGGACAGGGAACGGAATTTTGGATTCAAATTCCCGTTGAGCCGCTACCTGCATCGGTTGAACAAGGATTATGA
- a CDS encoding sarcosine oxidase subunit delta: MKLMTCPVNGTRPISEFVCGGEFRPMPDPQTADDATWADYVMHRNGAPTTKREWWCHTPSNTWFIAERNTVTDEVVRTYLLGQEAA; this comes from the coding sequence ATGAAACTGATGACGTGCCCGGTGAACGGAACAAGACCGATTTCTGAATTTGTGTGTGGAGGTGAGTTTCGTCCAATGCCTGATCCACAAACGGCAGACGATGCCACTTGGGCAGATTACGTGATGCATCGCAATGGGGCACCCACAACAAAACGGGAATGGTGGTGTCACACTCCCAGCAACACCTGGTTTATTGCCGAACGCAATACTGTAACCGATGAAGTGGTGCGTACCTATTTGTTGGGTCAGGAGGCCGCATGA
- a CDS encoding helix-turn-helix domain-containing protein, with protein MTQNQSEQAIADHSLERYLGNTIREIRQNHGLTIAEVAEQVGISRGMLSKIENAQTATSLETLSKLAGALGVSLSTLFRNYNIPEGGAQLVKNGNGMEVVRRGTRLGHTYHLLAYDQGPTKVFEPFLITMNDASEVFPTFEHPGTEFIYMLEGKLEYRHGQYTYLLEPGDSLTFRGDVPHGPEQLVELPIRFLTVILYPSPLEE; from the coding sequence ATGACCCAAAACCAGAGTGAACAGGCGATCGCAGACCATTCTCTAGAGCGATATCTGGGGAATACGATTCGTGAAATTCGCCAAAATCATGGGTTGACGATCGCAGAGGTTGCCGAGCAGGTCGGCATCTCACGCGGCATGTTGTCCAAAATTGAAAATGCTCAAACTGCCACCAGCTTAGAAACTCTCTCCAAACTGGCGGGTGCCCTGGGCGTGTCGCTGTCCACTTTGTTTCGTAACTACAACATTCCGGAGGGGGGTGCTCAACTGGTTAAGAATGGTAACGGCATGGAGGTCGTGCGCCGGGGCACCAGATTGGGGCATACCTATCACCTGCTGGCATACGACCAGGGTCCCACAAAAGTGTTTGAACCCTTTCTGATTACGATGAACGATGCCTCAGAGGTTTTTCCCACCTTTGAACACCCCGGCACCGAATTCATCTATATGTTGGAGGGAAAATTGGAATATCGCCACGGACAATATACCTACTTGCTGGAACCGGGGGACTCGCTTACCTTTCGGGGAGATGTGCCCCATGGTCCCGAACAACTGGTTGAACTCCCGATTCGTTTCCTCACAGTTATCCTGTATCCCTCTCCCTTAGAGGAGTAA
- a CDS encoding GAF domain-containing protein has protein sequence MYPIYQSAEVKSAILRDPLVISPDAPVAAAIAQMSTARSGCGDSHAQGWQSEKLYLEARSSCIVVVEDRQVVGILTERDITRLIFQNFSLDCPVRQVMTQPVVILPESTLTDVFVTLHLLEHHGICHLPVVDEQNCLVGLITQIALLHLLNPLNLHTLVQQLETKVLCLEVEQAIQLREELHDRKQAEAKLQESEALLRLFVQYAPVGIIMLDRSMRCVMASQRWIDEYQLGSLSSILGRSHYDLVPETSEQWRQIHQRCLAGAIETCDEDLLIRADGTQQWLRWEVHPWFTGTHEIGGIIIFTEDIGQRKQLELSQQELNQSLERKVTERTDALHTSEAQIRQQIERETLLREITQRIRQSLDLQTIFETACHEIRQVVQADRVAIFKFRPDSHFDDGEFVAESVVEGFSPVVTIQVHDHCFGKNYSNFYAKGRFQAVDDIYASGLQPCHSNILAQFQVRANLIMPLLSGEQLWGLLCIHQCAAPRHWQPSEIELTQQLASQLAIAIQQASLYDQIQSELMVRQRAEAEIALQLRRQQALGAIVQRIRESLDLNEILATVVRQVKDVMQGDRVIIFRLFPDGCSQIVEEAVSDGLVPLKNRHWDNETWSQDILDCYWQGIPRIVPDVMNDIWTNCLIDYSTEGQIQSKIVAPILQDIRSGENHRWVAPWETNKLWGILVVHACREKRVWHDSEAQLLQHIANQLAVAIQQAGLFEQLQQELTERQQAQQQLTERNQQLAVSNEELARATRLKDEFLANMSHELRTPLNAILGMTEGLQESVFGDVNPQQAQALETLERSASHLLELINDILDVAKIESGQLELDCFPTAIAPLCKSSLAFIKQQALKKHIHLEIKLAPNLPELLIDERRIRQVLINLLTNAVKFTPEKGRIILEANYQPGSMAADDANSFSQNLLHIAVTDTGIGIAPNHLNKLFQPFVQIDSALNRKYEGTGLGLALVKRLVELHGGRVSVTSEVGSGSCFAITLPCEVSTTFPKSEIQPGTTVESSQINQPKSSLILLAEDNEGNINSISSYLKAKDYRVLLAKNGQEAIAVAQSENPDLILMDIQMPGIDGLEAMRQIRCHPNSANIPIIALTALAMKNDRDRCLDAGANDYLTKPVKLKHLTTVIQTLLALNEPATQSNQSDL, from the coding sequence ATGTACCCAATTTATCAATCGGCAGAAGTAAAATCTGCCATTCTCCGAGATCCTCTGGTTATCTCACCGGATGCGCCAGTAGCCGCCGCGATCGCCCAGATGAGCACTGCCCGTTCAGGATGCGGTGATTCTCACGCCCAGGGTTGGCAATCGGAGAAACTTTATTTAGAGGCGCGATCGAGTTGTATCGTGGTGGTAGAAGACAGGCAGGTTGTCGGCATTTTGACCGAACGGGATATTACGCGCCTGATCTTTCAGAACTTCTCTCTGGATTGCCCGGTGCGACAGGTAATGACTCAGCCTGTTGTGATCTTGCCTGAGTCTACCTTGACCGATGTCTTTGTCACCCTTCATTTGTTAGAACACCACGGTATCTGCCATTTACCCGTTGTGGATGAACAGAACTGCCTGGTCGGGCTCATTACCCAAATAGCTCTGTTACACCTGTTGAATCCGCTCAATCTTCACACTCTCGTGCAACAGTTGGAAACAAAGGTGTTGTGTTTGGAGGTAGAGCAAGCCATTCAACTGCGAGAGGAACTGCACGATCGCAAACAGGCTGAAGCCAAACTACAAGAGAGTGAAGCTCTCCTCCGACTATTTGTGCAATATGCTCCCGTTGGCATCATCATGCTGGATCGGTCAATGCGGTGTGTGATGGCAAGCCAACGGTGGATTGATGAATATCAGTTGGGTTCATTGAGCTCTATTTTGGGGCGATCGCACTATGACCTCGTGCCTGAAACTTCAGAGCAGTGGCGACAAATTCATCAACGATGTTTAGCGGGGGCGATCGAAACCTGTGATGAGGATTTGTTGATCAGAGCCGATGGCACTCAACAGTGGCTCCGGTGGGAAGTCCATCCCTGGTTCACAGGAACTCATGAAATCGGTGGAATTATTATCTTCACTGAGGATATTGGTCAGCGCAAACAGTTGGAATTGTCTCAACAAGAACTGAATCAATCGCTAGAACGTAAGGTGACAGAACGAACGGATGCACTCCACACGAGTGAAGCTCAGATCCGTCAGCAAATCGAGCGGGAAACATTGTTGCGGGAAATCACGCAGCGAATTCGCCAATCCCTCGATCTACAAACCATCTTTGAAACCGCCTGCCACGAAATTCGCCAGGTTGTGCAAGCGGATCGGGTCGCTATCTTTAAGTTCCGTCCCGATTCCCACTTTGACGATGGTGAATTTGTCGCCGAATCCGTCGTCGAAGGGTTTTCTCCTGTTGTTACGATTCAAGTGCATGACCATTGCTTTGGCAAAAACTATTCCAATTTTTATGCCAAAGGTCGCTTTCAGGCAGTTGATGATATTTACGCCAGCGGCTTACAACCCTGCCATAGCAATATTCTGGCTCAGTTTCAAGTGCGTGCCAACCTGATCATGCCGTTGTTGTCAGGGGAGCAGTTGTGGGGATTATTGTGTATCCATCAATGTGCTGCTCCTCGCCACTGGCAACCCTCTGAGATTGAGTTGACCCAGCAATTGGCTAGCCAGTTGGCGATCGCCATTCAACAGGCGAGTCTTTACGACCAGATTCAATCTGAGTTAATGGTGCGGCAACGAGCAGAGGCAGAAATTGCCCTGCAACTCAGACGACAACAAGCTCTGGGGGCAATTGTTCAGCGTATTCGAGAATCATTGGATCTCAATGAGATCCTGGCGACGGTGGTTCGGCAGGTCAAAGACGTGATGCAAGGCGATCGCGTCATCATTTTTCGGCTTTTTCCAGATGGTTGCAGTCAAATTGTTGAGGAAGCGGTATCGGATGGATTAGTTCCATTAAAAAATCGCCATTGGGACAACGAGACATGGTCGCAGGATATTCTCGACTGCTACTGGCAGGGCATTCCCCGAATCGTTCCCGATGTTATGAATGATATCTGGACGAATTGCCTGATTGACTATTCCACTGAAGGGCAAATTCAGTCCAAGATTGTTGCCCCCATTCTGCAAGACATCCGCAGTGGCGAAAACCATCGCTGGGTTGCTCCCTGGGAAACCAACAAACTCTGGGGCATTCTGGTCGTTCACGCTTGCCGAGAAAAGCGAGTCTGGCACGACTCTGAAGCCCAACTCTTGCAACATATCGCCAATCAATTGGCTGTTGCCATTCAACAGGCGGGTTTGTTTGAACAGTTGCAACAGGAACTAACAGAACGACAACAGGCACAACAGCAATTGACTGAGCGCAACCAACAACTCGCCGTTTCTAATGAAGAGTTGGCTCGGGCAACCCGCTTGAAGGATGAGTTTCTCGCGAACATGAGTCACGAACTGCGGACTCCGCTCAATGCCATTCTAGGGATGACTGAGGGCTTACAGGAGAGTGTGTTTGGTGATGTCAATCCACAACAAGCGCAAGCTTTAGAAACTCTTGAGCGCAGTGCATCTCACTTGTTAGAGTTAATCAACGACATCTTAGATGTTGCCAAGATCGAATCGGGTCAGTTAGAACTAGATTGTTTCCCTACGGCGATCGCTCCGTTGTGTAAATCGAGCCTTGCCTTTATCAAACAACAAGCATTAAAAAAACACATTCACTTAGAGATCAAGCTGGCACCCAATCTGCCTGAACTGTTGATCGATGAACGACGGATACGTCAGGTTCTTATCAATCTGCTGACGAATGCGGTTAAGTTCACGCCTGAAAAGGGCAGAATTATCCTTGAAGCCAATTATCAACCAGGGAGCATGGCTGCCGATGATGCTAACAGTTTCTCTCAAAACCTCCTGCATATCGCGGTCACTGATACGGGTATTGGTATTGCTCCAAACCATCTCAATAAACTGTTTCAACCCTTTGTTCAGATTGATAGTGCGCTCAATCGTAAGTATGAAGGCACAGGACTAGGGTTGGCTCTGGTTAAACGACTTGTCGAGCTTCACGGTGGGCGGGTAAGTGTCACCAGTGAAGTGGGATCGGGAAGTTGTTTTGCGATTACGCTTCCCTGTGAAGTGTCTACAACCTTTCCGAAGAGTGAGATACAACCTGGAACCACGGTCGAGTCCAGTCAAATCAATCAACCCAAGTCTTCTCTCATCCTGTTAGCAGAAGATAACGAAGGCAACATTAATTCCATCTCCAGTTATCTAAAAGCTAAAGACTACCGAGTTTTGCTTGCGAAGAATGGACAGGAGGCGATCGCCGTGGCGCAATCTGAAAATCCCGATCTGATTCTGATGGACATTCAAATGCCAGGAATAGACGGTCTAGAAGCAATGCGGCAAATTCGCTGTCATCCAAACTCAGCCAATATCCCCATCATTGCCCTGACTGCCCTTGCCATGAAGAATGACCGCGATCGTTGCCTCGATGCCGGAGCGAACGATTATTTGACCAAACCCGTCAAACTGAAACACCTGACAACCGTCATTCAAACCCTTTTGGCATTGAACGAACCTGCAACCCAAAGCAATCAGAGTGATCTATGA
- a CDS encoding FAD-dependent oxidoreductase yields MPLPLLKFALSKEYPEPRMFRQRDRLKSSYDAVIIGGGGHGLAAAYYLARDYGMTNVAVLERGYLGGGNTGRNTTIIRSNYLTPEGVKFYDESVRLWQDLSEDFDLNLFYSTRGHFTLAHTDSSVRTMRWRAEVNKHYGVDSELVGPDEIQAACPHMDLRCGGHAPVLGALYHAPGSIARHDAVAWGYGRGADQRGVEIHQQTEVLGITVKSGRVTGVQTSRGDIETPKVLCAVAGFTPRVLQMVGLRSPLYVHPLQAMVSEPMKPWLDPIIVSGSLHVYVSQTARGELVMGASLDPYELHSTRSTFDFVEGLAAHMLELFPFLSYVNIVRQWAGMADMTPDFAPIMGKTVIEGFYLDAGWGTWGFKATPVCGKTMAYTVASDRNHELIEDFSLDRFANYELLGEKGAASVGH; encoded by the coding sequence ATGCCGTTGCCATTGTTGAAGTTTGCGCTATCGAAAGAGTATCCCGAACCTCGCATGTTTCGTCAGCGCGATCGCCTCAAATCGAGCTACGATGCGGTGATCATTGGTGGGGGAGGTCACGGATTAGCGGCGGCCTATTACCTGGCGCGAGATTATGGCATGACCAATGTAGCCGTCCTGGAACGCGGCTATCTGGGAGGGGGAAACACCGGACGCAACACGACCATCATTCGCTCCAATTACCTCACTCCCGAAGGAGTAAAGTTCTACGATGAGTCGGTGCGCTTGTGGCAGGACTTGTCGGAAGACTTTGACCTGAACCTGTTCTACTCCACGCGCGGACACTTCACCCTGGCGCATACTGACTCCTCAGTGCGAACCATGCGTTGGCGTGCCGAAGTCAATAAGCATTACGGGGTGGATAGCGAGTTGGTGGGTCCGGATGAAATTCAAGCAGCTTGCCCTCATATGGATCTGCGTTGTGGCGGACATGCCCCCGTTTTGGGGGCTCTTTATCATGCTCCGGGGAGCATTGCCCGTCACGATGCCGTCGCGTGGGGCTATGGGCGCGGAGCCGACCAGCGAGGCGTTGAGATTCACCAACAAACGGAAGTCTTGGGCATTACGGTGAAATCCGGTCGCGTCACCGGAGTGCAAACCAGTCGAGGCGATATCGAAACGCCTAAAGTCTTGTGTGCCGTCGCAGGTTTTACGCCACGTGTATTGCAGATGGTAGGGTTGCGATCGCCCCTTTATGTGCATCCGCTGCAAGCGATGGTTAGCGAACCAATGAAACCCTGGCTTGACCCGATCATCGTCTCCGGTAGCCTGCACGTTTACGTCAGCCAGACCGCACGGGGAGAACTGGTAATGGGAGCCTCCCTCGACCCCTATGAATTGCACTCTACTCGCTCCACCTTTGACTTTGTTGAAGGGTTAGCGGCACACATGCTGGAGCTATTTCCCTTTTTGTCCTACGTCAATATCGTGCGGCAGTGGGCAGGCATGGCCGATATGACGCCTGACTTCGCCCCCATCATGGGCAAAACTGTGATTGAGGGCTTTTATCTCGATGCGGGTTGGGGTACCTGGGGTTTTAAGGCGACTCCCGTTTGTGGCAAAACAATGGCTTATACCGTGGCGAGCGATCGCAATCACGAACTCATTGAAGATTTCTCGCTCGATCGATTTGCCAACTACGAGTTGTTAGGCGAAAAGGGAGCCGCATCGGTTGGACATTAA
- a CDS encoding hybrid sensor histidine kinase/response regulator, translated as MKLPSILVIDDEPDNFDVIETILSHQNYQLHYAAQAEEAIASLDHYNPDLILLDVMIPGMDGIEACQRIKAIPRWHAVPIMMVTSLNTKSDLASCLHAGADDFVSKPINAIELQARVQSLLRVKQHYDDLQRVLQLREDMVNMIVHDLRNPLTSVLFGLDTLTDPDLSLDEQTIKVSRVRLAGQQLQMLIDDLLMIAKMESGQLHLNQTEVDLRWLMLSALSGFEAISTQRKLELVSELPEHGSIIVDVAMFRRVLDNLLSNAIKFSPRHSKIVLRATYLPSGEVSIQVVDNGPGISQAFQQKIFEKYEIGNPMPGVTQIGLGLAFCKMITEAHQGSIGVSNNTSQGATFEVTLPANRVIASELPNPLLYCGKD; from the coding sequence ATGAAACTTCCATCTATTCTAGTGATTGACGACGAACCTGATAATTTTGATGTCATTGAAACCATCCTCAGTCATCAAAACTATCAACTCCATTATGCTGCTCAGGCAGAAGAAGCGATCGCCTCACTGGATCACTACAACCCCGACCTGATCTTGCTCGATGTGATGATCCCTGGAATGGACGGGATTGAAGCCTGTCAGCGGATCAAAGCAATCCCCCGTTGGCATGCTGTTCCCATCATGATGGTGACATCACTAAATACAAAATCAGACCTGGCAAGCTGTCTCCATGCTGGAGCCGACGACTTTGTGAGTAAACCGATTAACGCAATCGAACTGCAAGCCAGAGTCCAGTCGCTCCTGCGAGTCAAGCAACACTATGACGATTTGCAAAGGGTGCTGCAATTACGGGAAGACATGGTCAATATGATTGTCCACGATTTGAGAAACCCGCTAACCAGCGTCTTATTTGGGCTGGACACCTTAACAGATCCAGACCTATCACTAGACGAGCAAACTATAAAAGTATCAAGAGTGCGCCTTGCTGGGCAACAGTTGCAGATGTTGATTGATGATCTACTGATGATTGCCAAAATGGAGTCTGGTCAACTCCATCTTAATCAAACCGAGGTTGATCTGCGATGGCTTATGTTGTCTGCCCTATCAGGGTTTGAGGCGATATCAACGCAACGAAAATTAGAATTGGTGAGTGAATTGCCCGAACACGGCAGCATCATCGTTGATGTTGCTATGTTCCGTCGAGTGTTAGACAACTTACTCTCAAATGCCATTAAGTTTTCACCCCGACACAGCAAGATTGTTTTACGAGCAACCTATTTGCCTTCAGGTGAGGTCAGCATTCAGGTGGTTGACAATGGACCAGGGATCTCGCAAGCGTTTCAGCAAAAGATTTTTGAGAAATACGAGATTGGCAATCCCATGCCTGGTGTCACGCAGATCGGCTTAGGATTGGCTTTTTGCAAGATGATTACGGAAGCTCATCAAGGCAGCATTGGGGTCAGCAACAATACGTCACAGGGTGCTACGTTTGAAGTCACGCTGCCTGCTAATCGGGTCATTGCATCGGAGTTACCTAATCCACTGTTGTATTGTGGAAAGGATTGA
- the purU gene encoding formyltetrahydrofolate deformylase, with protein MSSVRRYRLTLSCPDRVGVVAAVSTFVASHQGWILEAQHHADQTAQRFFMRQEILAESIPFGLDEFRRQFEAIAQKFNMTWQVTDSAQKKRVVILVSKSEHCLYDLLSRWQSGELDIDIPCVISNHDTPRRFVEWHGIPFHYVPVTPDTKQEAYDKLMHLFESVQGDVMVLARYMQVLSPEVCDRYPGRIINIHHSFLPSFIGAKPYHQAYERGVKLIGATCHYVTSELDAGPIIEQDVIRIDHSDSVEDLMRYGKDIEKTVLARGLRYHVEDRVLVHGNKTVVFR; from the coding sequence GTGTCATCTGTCAGACGATATCGATTGACGTTGTCCTGCCCCGATCGCGTTGGGGTCGTGGCGGCAGTGAGCACGTTTGTTGCTAGCCATCAAGGTTGGATCTTAGAGGCGCAGCACCACGCCGATCAAACCGCTCAACGATTCTTCATGCGGCAAGAGATTTTGGCAGAGTCGATTCCCTTTGGATTGGATGAGTTTCGTCGGCAGTTTGAGGCGATCGCCCAAAAATTCAACATGACCTGGCAAGTCACCGACTCAGCCCAAAAAAAACGAGTGGTGATTCTTGTCTCCAAATCAGAACACTGTCTGTATGATTTGTTGTCTCGCTGGCAAAGCGGCGAATTGGATATCGACATTCCCTGCGTCATCTCCAATCACGACACGCCACGTCGCTTTGTCGAGTGGCATGGCATTCCCTTTCACTATGTGCCCGTCACACCAGACACAAAGCAGGAAGCGTATGACAAATTGATGCACCTGTTTGAGTCGGTACAGGGCGATGTCATGGTGCTGGCACGCTATATGCAAGTGCTCTCGCCGGAAGTGTGCGATCGCTATCCCGGACGCATCATCAACATTCACCACTCGTTTTTGCCGTCGTTTATCGGTGCGAAACCCTATCATCAAGCCTATGAGCGAGGCGTGAAGCTGATCGGCGCGACCTGCCATTACGTTACCTCTGAACTCGATGCCGGACCCATCATCGAACAGGATGTGATTCGCATTGATCACTCTGACTCCGTGGAGGATTTGATGCGTTACGGCAAAGATATTGAAAAGACTGTGTTAGCAAGAGGGTTGCGCTATCACGTTGAAGATCGGGTGCTCGTACATGGCAATAAAACCGTTGTATTTCGCTGA
- a CDS encoding response regulator — translation MKTPTILAVDDSTIIHQLIKRALEPEYSVLVTDSPVDALSMLFHNSIAVVLLDVTMPGISGLEFCRTIRNLPQFQQLPVVMVTSRDTSFDRVQGHLAGATEYLTKPFDAEQLRQVVRKFTVSSTV, via the coding sequence ATGAAAACTCCTACCATTTTGGCTGTAGACGATAGCACCATCATTCACCAGTTAATTAAACGCGCTTTAGAACCAGAATACTCAGTTTTAGTAACTGACAGTCCGGTGGATGCGTTGTCGATGTTGTTTCACAATTCGATTGCAGTTGTGCTGCTCGATGTGACAATGCCTGGTATTAGTGGGTTGGAGTTTTGTCGTACCATCCGCAATTTGCCGCAGTTTCAGCAGCTTCCGGTGGTGATGGTGACATCGCGAGATACGTCCTTTGATCGGGTTCAGGGGCATCTAGCAGGCGCAACCGAGTATTTGACGAAGCCCTTTGACGCCGAGCAACTCCGGCAGGTGGTTCGGAAATTTACTGTCTCAAGCACTGTTTGA